Below is a window of Molothrus aeneus isolate 106 chromosome 14, BPBGC_Maene_1.0, whole genome shotgun sequence DNA.
CATCTTTCCATTTGTGTTTAGCTACTAAAATTAACACCACAGGATACCTCACCTGCTTCATTTGCCTGTGATATTTTATACCACTCTCTGCTCTCTTctgtgagcaggcaggagagaaGGGGAAGTTAGACAATGTGGTATAATAAATGTGTCAGTGTTGCACAGCCACACAGACCAGAACAGAGCACACTTTCAGTTTTTATTCCTAGAGTATTCCTCTTCCTTCAGCCTTGCCAATATCAGTTACTCATGAACACAGGGGACAGAAACCAGAATCATTCTTTCATCTCAACCTTTAAGGTGTTACCAATCCTATTAGTACCAAAAAGACTTCAGTGCACAAGCACTCTACCAGGTACCATACTTTAAAGAAGATTCAAAATACAGACCAGTGTCATACTGAAAACTCAAGGAGCAAGGAACACAAAGCAAGTCCTGGAACTCTCCCATCTCTGAATACAAGAGCAAAACCACAGAAGATCACTGCAGAAACACAAAAGAGGGGTTGGGAAACAGGATGTGAGAAcaacacacatttttaaaaggaactAAGGGCTATCCTGACTATGCAGTTATGTTCCATCCTCCATCTCAGCCAAGGCAGCTGACTGGAACAACAGTTTAGCAAATGCTTCTCAAAAGTATCATGAAAGAACCTACACATCATAGCTGACAGACAGCTGAAGTATCAGCACCGGAAAGAGCTCAGGTTAAGTGGTACCTGAGAGTTAAAACTGACACTGCAACAGCCTCGGGCAAAGCCAGGCTCAGAGGAGAAATCCAGCCCCACCCCTCTGGTGCCCTCCTGGCACCAGGACTGCAGGAACACAAACTGCTGTATGTACTGCTCTGTGAACTGACACACCCAAAACTCCTCCTGGACACAGCCAAGTTGCAGAACTCAGAgattatgatgatgatgatgatgatgatgatgatgatcccaggacacagctgtAGTTCAAGCCCACAGATTTTGAGACAGGTGGTTCTACCTCCTCAGTTGCAATTTACCTAGGAGGGGTCACTCGTAAAGCAGAGGTCTGACAAGCAGCAATTGTTTCCTGGATCACAGATAAGCAGGATTACAAAGCTGATTAGAGCTATCACCAGACACCATCAACACCTCTCCTACCAGAGCACATCAGACAGAAATTATCAAGCAGCAAAGGCTTATGATAAAGTTAATGAGATCCTACATCTACTCAATCAAAGAAGAAGGATAGAGTGGGAGCCAGGAAGAGGAAAGTACCCCAAAAGTGTTAGCCTGAAATGAAGTATACAGAGCATGAAGCCTGTGAAAAGCCAGAATGAGTAATAAAAAGTTCCAGACGTGATGAGAACTGGACTGAAGAGGAAATGGATCAGGAAGGAAAGACTTGTTTGGCACAGGTGATGAGACTACACTAGGCAGAGACAGCATTCCCCAGAAGCAAGGAAGCAGTTTGCTGCTAAAGGCTTGGGGTGATTGTCTAAGCcaggcagaaggaaggagaggaaatctCTATCACAAAAGCTTAGATCCCCTGTCTCAAGACCTCACAAAGACATAAGAATACAGATGTTTCTTCTGAAGCAAGAACATGTTTAGGAAGCCACCAAATCTAGGTAAAAGTTATAATTCAAAGGAAGAACATGTGGCCCTGCCCCTTCTTCCATTTCACCTTTAAGATTAAATGTGCTACTTAGTGCTAAATCTAGAAGCAGACAGGTTACAAAGCCTCCCTTAGCAGCAATCAATTCCAGAACTCTAAATTTCAAGGATGAAAGGCCTGATTTTGTCAGAGTTGAAGACAGTAACCTGCACAAGACAAATCTGGGGGATTGCCACATCCTTTGGCATGATACTTCTAGTCCACATAATCTTGTTTGTGAAGCTGCCTTAGAAATAGCTGCAACACTGCATTACTGAACACAATTCAGGATATTACCCCTGCAGCACTCAATTAAAAAAAGGCAGTAATTTCTTAAGATTAATTTCTTCCTAGAACTCCGTGGACGCTGCAGGTGTGATTAATGTACAATGAAAGACTTgatctttattttcctctgctccAAAACAACAAGCTCACCTTTCAACAAGCAAATCTCAAACTTACACCTCTTACACAGTGACAGCAGCCCTTCCTAATTTCACAGGACTGGAGATAAAAACATCATGTATTATCTGTAGCATGACAGTGCTAGGGCCACGAGCACCTAAAACTTGATATTTACAAAGCACTTGATAACAATCTCAAAGAGAAGCTTTGAGACTTCACTCTGACCTTGCACTCAAGATTAAAGAGGATACATGGTCCTAAGCTTCCAGTAATAACCTATTTTCCCCTCTTGTCACTCAGACACAAAAAGCTCCTTTGAGTTAAGCAAGTTACTACCAAGGCAGTGGAGTCTGAGCCTCAAGCAGTGCAGCTGTCAGGAGGGGCAGTTCCTTCCCCTGAGTTTCCACATCCTCCCTAATTCCTGCACTTGCTCTCAGAGATCACGAGTTGTTTGTGAAGGTCCAACAGACAACTGGAGGTCTGAGGGACCAGCTGGCTGCACCCACAGCACACCAAGGGTGCTTTGCAGTCACATGGATCTGAGCCAGAGGTGAAACGAGACCTGCAACAGCTACAGGGGAAACAGGAGTGGTGGGGGTTCAGAACCACCTCATGGGAATGCACACTGGGGAGGGACAGACCCGTGCACAGTCAGGAGGAAAAAGGTGATGAAAAAGACCAAACATGTGAAAGGCCAaaggcagctctcctggaggaaaaaaaatggaaattaaagcaACACCTAACATAGGGGAAGCCTTACAGAGAGCCCTCTGAACGCTGGACTCTCATCACACCTCTTGTGAGTCACTGGGAAAGGAGAGTTGTGCATTGGGAAGCCATTTTACAGTGTGTTCTCTGCTCTGGAGATTTGAGATGAAGAGCACTTTGTGCATGCCCTTGACTATTACATGTGGGCTTTGAGCCACTTCTCACCACTCAGGGTGGTTCTCTTGCAAGAGAAACTTATTCCACTGATAAGGCAGAAGGGTACTGTCAGTTTCTGTACTACagaactttatttattttaaacaagctCAAAGTCTTCTCAGTAAAACTACTGGGAAACTTGGTCACAATAATCCCATTGAACTCCAAGGTAACTCCCATTACTGGAAAATAATTCAGATACCAACTACAAGAACAAACCCACTGCAACATCACAAAGCACTTATGCAGAATaacacagcataaaatacaGCACTGACAGTCAAAATAGGTGCAAATGAGATCATTCACTTTGTGTCATTGTAAAATTACTGCAAGCAAATGCAGCATTCCCTGACTAACCCTGCTGAGGTAACACGAGAAGTCCATTTGACTCAACCATGTGCACAAGCTCCCTTCTCTTTTGGAGGAAGCCTGCCTCACTTCAGACTCCTTATCCCTTTATCTCTCAGTGAAACACCGTGTTTAGGCACCTCAGTTAGTTATGACTGTTCCACCAACCTGCTCTGTATGGCCATGGTTGAGGTTTTTCTTAATCTCTCTCACTGGACGATGCAAGTTGTACAACATTGATCTTGTTTTTCAGGCAGGGAGGCATAGTTCATTTGCCTGACGATCTCAGCAAACAGTTCATCCACCATTGTTTTGCTCTTGGCTGACGTCTCCATGAAGGGACAGCCCCACTCCtgagccagggctctgccttcTGCAGATGGGACTTCCCTCTCCGACTCCAGATCCACTTTATTCCCCACCAGGATCAACGGAACTTTCTCGTATCTCTTCACCCGGACAATCTGGTCCCTCATGGGCTTGATGTCCTGGTCAGACAATCCAGCTGGTTAGTACATGCAAGGGATCACATGGAACTGCTACACAACCACTGcagaaacacatttaaaaaccCTCGCGTGCAGCtcaacattaaaaatacatcagaaaGCTTTTTAAACTCGTAGTCACGCAGATCTagaattcagagaaaaattacTACCTACCACTAAGTTACTTCTTCTTTTCTATAAAAGCATGCACACTTTATAGAACTTTATGTGCCTTTACAAACAGAAAGTGACTGCTGTGCTCTCAGACAGTCGCTTCAGCCAGAGGAGGACACGGCATTGCTGCTCTGAAGGCTGGTTTCAGCTTTCTGAAGAAGTTGTCTCAAGTCTAAGGACCTGTAACCCTAGCAGGGGCATGCCATTACACAACCATTTAGGAAGTTTGTGCTTAGTTTACAGCTTGAGAAAGCCATCAATTTAAATAAAGCCTTCTCGGTCCTGGAATGCTTAGAATAATTCATTGTGAACACATTTAATCACATCTAAGTAACCAAATTAGATGTTGTAAAGAGATTTTATTACCTAGAGATGCATTTATTCAAGCCTGAGCCGACACGGGGCGTTTACACTTGAAAGTCTGAGTCAGCCTCCTCTGCCCCCTGAGTGTTTTAAGCTGCTATCAGTACTACAAATTCTTGCATAGTTCTGAGACAAAGCAATCCCAGCGTTTGAAGTTACCACTGTGTAAAGAACTGCAGAGAGGTTTACACCTACAGCCCTCAGAGCAAACACTACAGACAGACGggaataattaaatattaacaaGGTGGATTACTGCACATCCATTCCTCAAATAATGAGGGCTCACTGGAAcccaaaaatcagtgaaaatgaGAGCAGAAGCATCCCAATGTCACTGCTGTTGTTTTCCAAAGATAAGCGTGTCTTCAGCTTGCACAGGGTTGTTTCGAGGCCTCTGCTAAGATAAGGTTTAGCCTTCAGCACAAGCAAACAGTGGGGGTGTGCAAGGTCTTGCCAAGCAGCTGGAACAcacccagctcagcagcccagccaaggcagagctgcaaatcCCTGAGCTGCACGGAGTGCTGCTAAACTCACTTATTGCCCAAAAACAAAGCCCCGCTTCTACAGGCAGCTTAGACCAGCTACTAGCTgagacatttccttttttttttttttttggagagtTTTAATAGTAGAAATCAAATCCAGATCCAGAAATGATCGTGTATAGCTAGCTCTCCTCTCCAGTACTCCACCTACGCTGTGAGAGCATCGAGCTCGTGCTGGACAGGAATATATTTTGGGGGCAGGGAGCGGAAAATAGCAGCTCACTTAACAAGTCACAACTGCAGAACAATGAGACTCTCTCTTCAAGAGCAACTGCAGAAACATGCCTTTTAGGAAGGAGAGGGGGTTGGAAGGGGAAGTCTCGTGTTTAATATCGAGTGATTTCTTCACAAAGGGGGATTGCCAAGAGATTTCTGTTGGGGAAGTGGGAGCTAGTCATTGTTCTCCAGCACTGCGTGGGATTTAACAATGGTGGCACCCTGATAAGTACCTGCAAAGCAAGCAGTTTTCCATCAGGAAGCAGGGCTGGTAAACGCGCTTTCAAGCTGGGCATTTACACTTTTGGCCCTTCGGAGATAAAGCGCTTTCCATGCACACGTGGCTACCCCTAAAACTTCCTCCTCGGCCCAGCGCCTTCCCCGGGGCAGGGCCGGCTCCAGCCGAGGACGGGACCCCGGGCGAGGTTACCTGGAAGGACTGCTGGTTGACCAGGCTGTAGACGAGGATGAATCCCTGCCCGTTCTTGATGTAGAGGTCGCGCATGGAGGCGAACTGCTCGGTGCCCGCCGTGTCCAGGATCTCCAGCACCGAGGGGGACGAGTCCACCTCGATCTCCTTGCGGTAGAAGTCCTCAATGGTGGGGTCGTACTTCTCGATGAAGGTCCCGGTGACGAACTGCACCGTCAGGGCGGACTTCCCCACCCCCCCgctgcccagcaccaccaccttGTACTCCCGCATCGGGCCCCGCTCGCCGCTccccgccgggcccgggccTAGGGCAGGCGGCACCGCGGCCCTCGCATAGCCCCGGCCCGCTTCAGGTGAAGGGCGAGGCCCCACTGCTCCCGCGCCGTCTTGGGGGGAGCGAGACCCCCGTGAgcgcccggcgcggccccggccccgctgcgcTCCTTCACCGCCGCGCTCCCGCCATCGCCTCCTCGGCCGCGGGACCCGCCCGCCAGGGCCACCCCCACCCGGAAGGGTTTTGCTGAGGCACCGGAGGCAGCCCCGCCTCGTCGTCACCGCTCACTTCCGGCGTGCTGCGTCACGGCCCGCCCGAGCGGCGCCCGTGGGGGCATGTTTGAGTGTGGCACCGAGGCACCCGCACTGTGACGGGGGACAGGCTTGAGTGTGGCACCGAGGCACCCGCGCTGTGACGGGGGACAGGCTTGAGTGTGGCACCGAGGCACCCGCGCTGTGACGGGGGACAGGTTTGAGTATCGCACCGAGGCACTGTCCCTGCCCGCCCCCCCAACATGGAGGCCCCGACATGgcggctgcagcccctcagaggACGGCTCTGTGCGCGCGGCGTTGTCCCTCCACGAGCTCCTGCTCGGCACTCGATAACTTAAACAAACTTGAACAAACTCCATAACAAACTCCTCTCAGCCCCCTGCGGGAAGAGACACGcgggggaggggtcccgggcTGTGACACCGGCGGGTGTCTGGAGTGGGACAccgctgggctggggacaaagaGGGTCACCAAGTTGatcacagggatggggcacctcTAAtataaggaaaggctgggagaattgggattgttcagcctggagatgagAAAGCTTCGGTGAAAttcccttccagtgcctgaagggaatTTACAGGAAAGACAGAGAGGGACTGTTTACAAATACATGTAGTGACAGGAAAGGGGGAATGAATGGGCTGAGAGTGTAGGTTTAGATTcgacattaggaagaaaatctttactgtcagggtggtgaggccctagcacaggctgtgcagagaaGTTGCCCCAACTcctggagtgtccaaggccatcCATGGCAGGGCTGAAACCAGATCacctttaaggtccttcccaacccgAACCACTCCGGGATTCTGTGAAAGGTGTTACCTCCACCCGCAAGATTCGTCCTGTGCCTTTACACTCCCACAGTTGCTCAAGCCTCACTGCCCGGCTTTTCCCCGTTACGTGAAAATCTCCCCAGAAGCGGCCGGAGATTCccggctgggccgggccgggctgggccgagCTGAGctaggctgggctgggccgggcagggccgggctcggggcgctgggctgggctgggctgggctgggctcggcAGTCCCACGGCAGTGCAGACAGCAGGTGTCAGCACGGCACCAGAGCCATCCCCGCCAGTGAAGCTCGCCCTTGTTAAGAGGGAGCAACTAAAAAGAATCAGCGTCTGTTTTCTCTCTAAAATAAAATCCCCCAGTCGCTTCAGACCCAACTCGATGATTCCCACCCACAGAGAAGGTCCTCTCCAATATAACCacatttgtttctgcttttccctgcgGACTGCAGAATTTCAGCAGGCACCACGTGTGGAGTGCTGGATTTGTCCCTTTCCCCTTTGCATCACCTGTTTGATTGCAAGTCCAGGGCAGACACGGCTGCCGCGTTTTGCTCCTCCTGGGCATCCAGCAGCCATAGAAAGGTTCCTGGCCAAGCCTAAAACCATCCAAAGGTACTGAGGAGGTGACTCTGCTTGTGGCCGTTTTCACaaacagctttattttattCACTTTCTTTCCATAATGAGAACATGTCCATTATGGGAAAAGGTCAATGAGGACTTTTATCCTCTGGAACAAATCTTACTTAAGTTACGCCAAATTTGATTCACTCTTCTTTATTACATGTAAGTAAAAAACCCTCTCCTTCCTTCACTGTTGCCTCCAGAATTGTGTTGTCAAGTGAATTGCTGGCAGGAGGCAGACGTGCCTGGATGGAAGATTTTCATGTGGCTGGTGAATCAGCTCGAAAATGCAAAAAGGTGAGCATTAAAACAGGCTGCCTCCTACTTTAACCCCATTAGAAATCACGAGTTGTTGCAAAGTACCTTAATGCACTCAGGGTGCTCGGGATAAAGGAAAGCCACAGTTGCTCCCAGAGGAGCTTCCCATCTAATTTTAACCATGACACAATCGGCAACAGTGACAAATGGggggagggagaaaaggggCAAGGGAGGATGAGGGTGACAATAATAAGATTACACGGTCACTTAGGTTCATTATGTGCACGTCTTTGTGGCACTGCTGGTCCATTATGTGTGTGATGGGTGGAGGAATGACTGCGGGAGAGGAAGGGGCAAAGAGCACAGTGGGAGAAAAgccaaatatatttttgtgcAATTGACTTTAACCAGCAATGCCTCGCTCTTAGGCTGAGGGGAAGTCCAAGCAGGTGGACACAGGATtgggaaaatggatttttctccctcctccagTATTGATTTGGATTGCCAAGATTTATTTCCCAACTCACAGGACTTTATACCTGAGCATAGATGCCTATACCTGAATAAAAGGGCCGATCTCAAAGTGCACCAGGTTGTTTGTTATCCTTAAGATGAGTCATTCCCTTCATTAAACAGTTTGCACAGCTCTTTCACCACCTTGTGCCCTACCACATATCCCAAGCCACAAAAATAGCTGGTGATGTCAAAGGTTTTGAAAGTCTGGATGGGAAGAGCTGCTTCTGCCATAAATGGCCAAGCCCTGAGCCAGCCATGCAGGGCACCTCCTGCCAGCACCACCTCTGCCCCTCCCTCGCTATCACCATCCCCTCCCCTGAGGTGTGGCACATCCCGGGTCAAAGGCCTGATTTAATCTCTGTTGCCACTttctccacagctcctgccaaggagaaaggagcagggctcagccctcAGTGCTGCCCCAGGAGGGTTTGCCCTTTCTCAGCAGAACAACCTTCCCAAATGAGCATCCGGGCAGGATTCGattgctgccagagcagctctgtgctgttgatggactcagctgctctatgctgtgcctgcagccaggaacaatAAAGCAGGCTCTTATTAAATTAACCTGCTAAGACACAGATCCTACAGGGATGTTCAGGGAACAGACAGATGGCACAAGCGAGGGCCAGGAATAATTGCAATCCCTATCTCACCAATGTGAGAGATGAATCCTGCCcggtgctgtgcccagcagggcgGTGTAACTGGGAGCAGAACCCCAAGAGGGACAATGGAGCCTCTCCAAGCCATGGATGGAGTGAGGAGTCTGGAACATGTCCTGTGGATGCCAGGATGGGGCTGCACCACCCCCCAGCAGCCAAAGCCTCCCcagtgcaggcacagtgtgggtgcTGCACGGCCGCCACCACCTCTGGCTGTCCCCGCTGCCATCATCGATCTGCTCTGACTCCCTGTGTCTGCTCGAGCTGCAAACCAGGCTCTCCTCTGCCAGGAAGCCAGCAGCAGgctgctgagccagggcagcagggataGCCCAGATTTCACCTCAGTTACCATCTAGCTGGGGACATCATTTGCGTAAATACATGCAAAACCAGCTTAAGGCCCAGTGTCCTTTCTTCTTTGCCTCTTCCAGAGGTTTTGCTAATCCACTTATTGTGCCTTATGCTGTTCAGCAGGGAAGCTGCAGGGTAGGaccagctcctcagggctcGAATGGCTGCTCTCACATGCAGCTCATTCAGGGAGGTCACGTTACACCAGTCACATAACTGCAATGACAGCTTTTGATCTCAGCCCTGTCAGGTTCCAGTGAAATGTGTCTTAGGGGTTGAATGTGTCCACCTGGCCCAGACTCCTAATTCTGGGGCTGTTTCAGAACCTGCAgagatgcttttcttttttgccagCTTTTCCTGCCAATATAGAGATGACTCAGAGGCAAATCATGAGGACCTTTCTCagaaatttctgattttctgccaCCCCTCAGCTTTTAGCCATTACTTTAGTTGCAACAAAAGGCATGATGGTGCTTCAAAaaaggtaaaggacattttccaAAGCAATTACCAATTCTGAAGCAGAAGTAGGGCTGCACTGAAATATAATTGATACAACAAGGAGACTTGGGATTTCTGGGAGAAGCATctctctctggctcacagacATGGTACCAGATCACCAGCCATTTAGAAGAGCTTGGCCAGGAGCTGATCAGCACCACAGGCAGCCACACTCAGTGCCTGCAACCCCTCAGCTCCCCACCAGCCCTCTCTCCTCTGATGCTGCACCTCCTGCCCGCAGGATCAGCATCTCTGG
It encodes the following:
- the RAP2C gene encoding ras-related protein Rap-2c; translated protein: MREYKVVVLGSGGVGKSALTVQFVTGTFIEKYDPTIEDFYRKEIEVDSSPSVLEILDTAGTEQFASMRDLYIKNGQGFILVYSLVNQQSFQDIKPMRDQIVRVKRYEKVPLILVGNKVDLESEREVPSAEGRALAQEWGCPFMETSAKSKTMVDELFAEIVRQMNYASLPEKQDQCCTTCIVQ